tgtGTGGAATGCATGTTGAGTAATTCTCACATTTGTCGAAATATGCCTCAGTTGATTGAAAATTGCATGAACTGTCCGCTGAATATATCCAAAGTTAGCTGAAATTTGAAAGGTTTGATTTTTCCAGCAAAACTtggttcaaaatttgaaaaaactttGTGAAACTTTTCTGTAATGGGACTTGACATAGGGTAAGTTTCAAGAATTTTCTGGGATGATTTTAAATATGCTTCAGTACTATGGAAGCTTAGTGAACTATCTCATGCATTTGTCAATCTACACGGAATTTATGAAATGCATGTCGAATATATCTAAAGTTTATGGAAACGTGATTGaatgtttcttgtaaatacatTCAAACATGACTAAACTTATTTGCAGCACCCAGGCGGTAGTACCACACAGGTCCATGGTAGCATCGCTTCGGTGGTACTTCCGCAGACTGGTGCCGCTCCAACTCCCACCCGTGCTGGAGCTTCTTTTGCTCTTTGGTCTATTAGTTGAAGTGGCACGGTAGTGCCACTTGTGCAGTACTTCCGCTACGAGCTACCACGCGTCCTACCACTTGGGAAATGTCTTCTATTGCCCTCTGGATAATTAGCGGCAGTGacatggtagtaccgcttgtgcgttACTCCTGCTTCTTACTACCGCCGCTACATCCGCTTATTTTTGAGGAATGGGCAAGCCTCTGTTGCCTACTCAGCTCTCACGGTAGCTGAACGGTTGTTACACGGTAGTACCACGTTACGCGGTACTTCCGCTCTCGTGTCATTAGACGGTTGGTGGAGACATTGTCATTGCTATAGTTTGCCGATTGGATCTGAACGCTTTGGTTATTTTTCCTTGTCCACACACATAGCTTTGGTGTTTTATGATTTTGCTAGTTGCCGATTGGATCTGAACGCTTTGGTTATTTTAGTGTTGGTGTTGGCTATGTGCAGAGACCAAGTGTGTGCTTATAATGTTTGCATCCTCTTGATGTTTTATTTTAAGctaataaaattcaccctttgtaGAAAAAATAGGAGGGACACCGTGACTTGGCATCACTGTGTTTTGTCAAGTGAATCAGAGATCGATCCAAAGACCAAGCTGCTACTATCCTGCCTGTTCTCGACTGTTACTGAAACTGCTAATAATTCATCATACGACCAAAAGGTGCATCTTTTACAAGGGCGTACCTACCCGACTTATCACCGTAACAAATGAAGATGATTGGCGAGTGGCGACTTATCAACGTTGCTATTCTGTGCGATGATCGATCATGATcatgagcagcagcagcagcagcagtgtcaCCTGTCTGCCATGGTTCACAGTGCCCCCACCTCAATTGATTGGCATCCAGCTTTGCACTCTGCTCTGGTCGTCAAATACCACCGCATAAGGTTAAGAAGAGAGACAAATTGAGACCGGCGTGGCGTGGGAAGGCAGCCATGGCGGACAAGgacgaggagcagcagcagcagcagccgctacacatcctcttcttccccttcctcaTCCCGGGCCACCTCATTCCGATGGCCGACATCGCCGTGGTCTTCGCGGCTCGCGGCGTCAGGTGCACCATCCTCACCACCCCCGTTCAGGCTTCCATCATCGGCTCCATCGTCGACCGCGCCAACAGCAACGACGACCTCTCTTCCCAGTcggtccatgtcgccgtcgtgccTTTCCCCGACGTCGGGCTCCCGCCGGCTGGCCAGCGCGGCACGGGCCTTGTATCCCAGGAAGATAAAGTGAAGTTCGGCCGGGCGGTGCAGCTGCTCCGGGAGCCCTTCGAACGGTTCCTGGCTGACAGCCATGCCGACCTCGACGCCGTGGTCTCCGACGGCTTCTACCACTGGTCCGTGGACGTCGCGGCTGAATACGGCGTGCCGCGTCTCATGTTCCTCGGCATGGGTGTGTTCGCCCGGTCCTGCTCCGAGCACGTGTTGTCGCAGGAGCATAGGCACAACCCCGACGGCGACGATCCTGATGCCGTCGTGTCGCTGCCGGGTCTACCGCACGGCGTGGAGCTGAGGCGGAGCCAGATGATGAAGGAGCCGCACTACCTGGAGTTCTTCCGGTGCGTCTATGCCGCAGGCCGGAGGAGCTACGGCGAGCTGTTCAACAGCTTCCAAGAGCTGGAGCGGGACAGCGCCGAGCACTACCGCACGANNNNNNNNNNNNNNNNNNNNNNNNNNNNNNNNNNNNNNNNNNNNNNNNNNNNNNNNNNNNNNNNNNNNNNNNNNNNNNNNNNNNNNNNNNNNNNNNNNNNNNNNNNNNNNNNNNNNNNNNNNNNNNNNNNNNNNNNNNNNNNNNNNNNNNNNNNNNNNNNNNNNNNNNNNNNNNNNNNNNNNNNNNNNNNNNNNNNNNNNNNNNNNNNNNNNNNNNNNNNNNNNNNNNNNNNNNNNNNNNNNNNNNNNNNNNNNNNNNNNNNNNNNNNNNNNNNNNNNNNNNNNNNNNNNNNNNNNNNNNNNNNNNNNNNNNNNNNNNNNNNNNNNNNNNNNNNNNNNNNNNNNNNNNNNNNNNNNNNNNNNNNNNNNNNNNNNNNNNNNNNNNNNNNNNNNNNNNNNNNNNNNNNNNNNNNNNNNNNNNNNNNNNNNNNNNNNNNNNNNNNNNNNNNNNNNNNNNNNNNNNNNNNNNNNNNNNNNNNNNNNNNNNNNNNNNNNNNNNNNNNNNNNNNNNNNNNNNNNNNNNNNNNNNNNNNNNNNNNNNNNNNNNNNNNNNNNNNNNNNNNNNNNNNNNNNNNNNNNNNNNNNNNNNNNNNNNNNNNNNNNNNNNNNNNNNNNNNNNNNNNNNNNNNNNNNNNNNNNNNNNNNNNNNNNNAGTGGGCGTCAGCGTGGGCGCCAGGGACAACGCGTCGTCTGCGGAGGCCCACCAGGTGATCGGAGGCGGCGTGATTGCCAAGTGTGTCACGAGACTGATGGAGGTGCAGGGCGACGTAATGCGGAAGAAGGTGGAAGATCTTGGCGTCAAGGCAAGAGACGCGGTGGAGAAGGGTGGCTCGTCGTACGGTGACGTTGGACGGCTGGTGGACGACCTTAAGGCCCGTCGGAGTAGGCAACGTGATTGACTCGATGGCGCCGGCGACGTCTCGTTAATTTTCTTTTCAATAAAAGGGAGATTTACGAGAAAAGCATATCTACCATGTAGGGGATATCCCATGCATAATTCAGGAGTTGGGATTTGGTTACATGCATATGCGTCCCCATTTCCACAACTTTCCTTACCTAGCTTTGTGACAGAGATTATTCTATGCCATGCTCTACCCCCATGTTTTTTTCATATGATTTCCATGTTTGAATCCCTTTTATCTTTGAACCAGAGTTTACTTTATAAACATTTTGAATATTTGTGTAAGACTCTATCTAACAAAGTGATGCATTCTAGAACACAAAAAAACCTAAGATATCTTTATAAGAACCAGGGCCGACTNNNNNNNNNNNNNNNNNNNNNNNNNNNNNNNNNNNNNNNNNNNNNNNNNNNNNNNNNNNNNNNNNNNNNNNNNNNNNNNNNNNNNNNNNNNNNNNNNNNNNNNNNNNNNN
The sequence above is drawn from the Triticum aestivum cultivar Chinese Spring chromosome 7A, IWGSC CS RefSeq v2.1, whole genome shotgun sequence genome and encodes:
- the LOC123153727 gene encoding UDP-glucose flavonoid 3-O-glucosyltransferase 7-like gives rise to the protein MADKDEEQQQQQPLHILFFPFLIPGHLIPMADIAVVFAARGVRCTILTTPVQASIIGSIVDRANSNDDLSSQSVHVAVVPFPDVGLPPAGQRGTGLVSQEDKVKFGRAVQLLREPFERFLADSHADLDAVVSDGFYHWSVDVAAEYGVPRLMFLGMGVFARSCSEHVLSQEHRHNPDGDDPDAVVSLPGLPHGVELRRSQMMKEPHYLEFFRCVYAAGRRSYGELFNSFQELERDSAEHYLGVSVGARDNASSAEAHQVIGGGVIAKCVTRLMEVQGDVMRKKVEDLGVKARDAVEKGGSSYGDVGRLVDDLKARRSRQRD